The Coffea arabica cultivar ET-39 chromosome 2c, Coffea Arabica ET-39 HiFi, whole genome shotgun sequence genome includes the window ATTTTTGGGCCAGGGTGCATTTTTGGGCCAGAAAAATGAGATTTGGAACCAAACAGGAAGACTTTTTCATATTTGAGGGATTATTTTGGCTAATTTTGAATGTGGAGGACAAAAAAAGTTTtctgcaaaaatatgagactttTTCATATTTGAGGGATTATTTTGGCTAATTTTGAATGTGGAGGACAAAAAAAGTTTTCtgcaaaaatatgagggatCAAATTGGCCAATTTCCCTATGTATAAAATGTTGCGTTTGTAGGGGAAAAAGAATTGGCATCCTGAAAAGTTACCATAAGAAGTTAGAATGGAGGGTAAGGTTGACCGACCACTACAATGatagaaaggaaaaatcatttaaaacatctcttatattttaataaatgaattttgttctgtttcattaataaaattttaattctaCGTCTCTTATAAATTCAAGTCAACAAATATTGGTATCAACTTTGATTTTCTATCACTTTTTACATTGAATGTATTACATAACTCACACATGGTCATTTTTTAggcataaaaaaattaaatgccATTTATAACTAAAAAAATTATGTGATCTATATTCAATTTTTCTCTAAAAAAGTGAAATTTGATCCAAAATTTAGTTCTTTTTTCTCCTAAAAGGTAAGTTATTATTCGATTCACATTTATTTTTGCCCTTAAACAAGTGGGATCTTGACATTTTTGTATTCAAAAAATGAGCGCATATGAATCACGTGGTGATTTCAGATTAAAAGATGTTCAGAAATTCAGGTTGGAACCAAATTTTTCTAACTTAAATTTTTGAAAGACataaagttaatattttaaaagtgaaagacgaaaaaattcatttagctAGCGAAATATGagagacgttttgaacgattttacTTGATAtgagtaaaaaaaataacaaaaaaaagagattttttttgctgtttgccttttgtttgaaaaaaaagggataattgtACGACTATattaattgattattgacttttttgttttccatttttcaagtgcttgattattaatttttttttattccaaaACTGGCTCTCTTTGGCCAGACGTGACTAGTATGTAATCGGTTCTAGCAACCAATTCCACTTGATTGAACTTTGGAGCCAATTAGACACAACATCAAAATGACACTAGAGTAGGtaccctccaaaaaaaaaaaaaaaaaaaaaactagagaaGGTACTAGACTGTCACTCATTTAAGAATTTGGATATCATTGGTGTCATTAACTCATAAATAATTCTACTCCACAAAAGTACAAAGTAACTGGACAGATTCCAATACCACCACCAAgtttggtggggtgggaggcaaccaaaaatgtcacatttaagtgatttgtttcaaaaaaaattcaggTGGATGTATTGTGCATCCATTTGGTCCGGTGGTGATTCAATTTCATTGGGGTTATCCCTAGGTCTCCTTAGGTCCGCCCCCTCCCCTTTAATGTAGAATAAATTAGATTATACAACTGTTGTCgtctccgaaaaaaaaatggacaGATACCAAgttaaagaaaaagtaattaATATGCAAATTGTAAGATAAGGTGCCAAAGTGTCGCTTGTTAAAAATTTTAGCCATCATTAGTGTCATTTACTCATAAATAATTCAATGGCATAatgaaatttgttttttttttttttttaaaaaaaatcttatgGCACAAAAGTCCAAAGTAATTAAATGGATACCTCCAGCTCAAGGCAAAGCATTCACGATCCACTCACTAAAAGCATACACTTGAAATTGGATAGATTCAGTCTACAAACTCACTTATAAGTTCTTTAGGCTATTGTACCGATGAAATTAAATTCACCATTGAATATTAAATAAGAATTATCACCCCTTAGATTATTTCAAAAGTTTAAACCACTAAACGATGCATCAAGATATAAATGGATTAGAATCATACGTTTCATGTCCAAAAGGGATTGTACCATTTTCTGTAAATTGTATAGATGACATTAATTTTTTTACATTATCATACATCACTCTTCTAATACCATCCTGTATCACTTTATCCACGTGGCTATTAAATATACTTACATGTTCTACAAATTGACTTGTAAATCAGTTTTATCCAACTATTTTCCTAGCTGAGTACAAATCTTGTTCACTCCTTCCACATTAGCTTCATTCTACTATAAAGAGCTTGAAAACAATACTTACTGGTGATGTTTGCGCATCCTAAACGTGCATGCGATTTTGTAAAATCTTCATCTATGTGTATAATTCGTCGAATATGTATCCATTAATATGTTTTTTTATGACCTTGAAAtactaaataaaaaattgaaaagcaaAAAATGATGAGAACAGTTAAGGAATTAGCAATTTTGAAAAGTGTTATACCAAACAATAATGTTTCATTCTATAATGTAGTAATACTCTTATGTTTCTCATAAAAATTTTAAGTTTGGGAGAAGTGGAAAAAATGTGGGTGAGGGGATAAAACAGTTTTAAACATGAATGATATTAAAGAGTCGTCACTACTTATTCGTCGATAATCATTTACTTTGTTTGTAAATCAATAGTGGGGTTTGTTTggttggactgaaaatgtttgcctagggaaaatattttccatcgaagtcattttcttggaaaatcactTCATTCCCCATAATTTTCCAGTGTTTGGTTatttagtgaaaatattttctaatatGTTTGTTGATAGGTTGCAAATGTTTTTCTACTCTCAAAACATTCATTTCATTACAAgttatttttagtttctatccattataatcatattatcatttttataaaatatttattcatattacaccatgaattcttaaatgaaattaCTAATGAAGCTAATGAATTGGCTTTACatctttctttaaaaaaaatcattaaggGGTGAAGGGTCTCTTTTATCAAATTGGATGCTGCAacattttctttgttgtttCAAATTAGTGACACTAGAAAAAATTTGATAACCTCTGCACTAGAGGCAACATCTTTCGTGAAATGaactaaacatattttttggtTCATTTTTCATTATTGCACTAGGGCTGGGAAAGAAgagtcaaaagtcaagaaaaccTAGCCAAACAATATTCTTTATTGGTATAATATCATGTCATTATGTTGTTCCTTTGAAAAAGcagggaaaataaaaaaaattgaaaccaAAGATGtccaaagaaaaatgaaagcgAAAATGTTCAgctttagaaaataaaaagtgataaaagggAGAAGAACCTAAATACAGAGAAGcctatataaaaatataaatcaagATTTCAGCTCCAGAATCAAAAAACTTATTCATTGTACAGCCCCTTACAAAGTGTACATGTGTCGATTTTCTACAAGTGTTGGGTTTCTTGGATTTGAGTTTAGGAAGAATTATTAGAGATGGAGCAAGAGAAGACGAAGGGATGAGATAAGAAGAGGGAGGAAAGGTGATGTGTTCAATGGTGGACCTTCTAGAGATATCTCATCTACAAGTACTTTATTTATCCTTCGCTCTTATTTCTCCTAATTTGAAGAGTACTTAGCTCATTGAAGGACGAGCCTTTAAGTCagggaaaacaacttcagtaataTCTCAATGGAAGTTGTTTTCCGTTGGCGGGAGGAAATCATTTTACCtgtgaaaatattttcattgCTTTAAATCTCACCAAACAATGAaagttagaaaaatatttttctggaaaatattttaCGGCGAACCAAACAGACCCCAAGGATatacttttatatttatttaggtaCATTGCGGTGAAGGGATTCTAGACTCGTATTCCTTATTTATTTCTTACTCTTAATAACGGTTTGTTTTTCAACTGAAAATAATACTACTAATTTTTGTTAATGGGTCCATCTAACGAATGAGTACCctgttaaaatatattttagatgtcatattttttaaaatataaaattaattacgaaaagtaaataaatataagagaAGGTAAGTAAGATTAAATAGTGAAAGTATATAAATACAATGAACGGTAATCATTATTAGTATATGCATATACATAATAGATTAGATAAATTATAGGTGTGTTAATGAGTGTCCAATGGGCACCCGTTAAAAAAAATCCTTCGTTAATTATTAATTGTTGATATATAATCGCTGAAGATGCTTGATGCTTCATTGGTGCCCAAAATAAAAAGTGCAATTATCTTTTGTTAAAATAAATGTCAAGATAGCAAAATCAATGTTTGATTAAGTTAGAAGCGCTCATGATAATACAAATATCCTAAACAACAATTTAAAACTCtgaaatgatttaaaactgatTAATTCACTAACTAGTACAATCAGTAGGCTTAAAGGAAATTATCCACTTTTCTAAGTCATATCCTACCTTGATATTAGTTTGTGCCACATTACCAAATATGGGAACACTTTCACTTGGTCTAAAAGCAAAGCACAAAGAAGTCTAAGAAGTTCTCACAAAAATGTTCTGATGTGAACTCGATTCTCCAAGCTCCCgttctagaagaaacgaattgcaCAGATAACGGAAGGATCTATCTCGACTAGGTTATGGATACAAAGATAGAACAACCTCGACCCTTCTGACCCAAGAAATTGCGAATCTTGAATTTAATCGTGACCCACAACTCAACAAGATAGCGAACCAAGATGTGTTAGTAGAATGGCGCCATATTCAacgtggtcttgaattgataagccaaaactCGAACAAAGGAGACATcactcactttgtatcaagaaACGTTcccaaggaacaagaaagagaaactctcaaattttattcatcaTCTGACTTGATTATAAAAAACGTTGACACTTGAGACTTATTTATAGCTTTTTACAAGACTCAAAGACCTAAACCAATTTGGaatcaattaactactttcctaaaactctaactagactagaataggaaactaactaacTCAAATTGACTTAACTATGATCAACATGACCTTAGTCTTTATTGTATGAAACTAATGACTCAACATCAACTAATTAACCACCTACTCTTTGCTGGAAATAGCGAAACACACATGGCTGGAATTTTTCAAACAAATGACGCATAATAGTTATAAGTTAAAATAATGACAAACTATAGAATACTACTCCAAACCAAGGAAGGGATCCAGATTTGTTGAGATTCAACGGATCAACCGCTCTTTTATCTTgaatcatctttagaatttTACTCCAATGATCACATATTCGTATCATGTTCAGTGGCTTTAACTTCAAATCTGCACCCTTGTCACGGAGGGTACATTTGTATCATCCATTGAAGAATAGCACAGGTCAAAAATTTCCTCAGGATCAGGCAcgattttcttcttgatttcatgttttattGTTGATCCCAATTGATTGTAGATATCATGTGGAAGATAGGATAAGGTTGTTCCCGAGTCTATAATAATGTTGCCTTCACGAAACATCTTTGCAGGATTTTGAAACTTCAATGTTGTGTTTGCAACACTGATCCCTTCAAGAATTGTCACATAAATGTGCTCTGAAAATAATGGAGTTGAAACCGCTCCTTTACCAGAAACCAAAGCATGACTTCCAAAACTTATTTTTCCAGGCTTTGAAGCTTCATCTGATGGCCCTAAACAGTAGGAAAATTTACCTCGAATTGAAGAAATTAATTGAGAAGTGAAAATCCCCCTGGCCCTAAACCAACTAGGCCAGTCCCCTTATCCGGGAATGTACCACCATTATCATGTCCACATCCAAAcacaaaattttggaatgaCAATTTTTTGTGCTGAGAACCCAGGGTGATAGCGTGTGTTGCAAGATCACCATAAGTATAAGACGAATCTGCATGGGAAACTTGGTATTCACAAGGTTTATGGCTTGATTTTGAATAGCAAGTATGTTTCTGTCCAAGAAAACCATGACATATTTTTGAGGTACAAGGAACAGACCTAAATGTTGAAGAGTTCTTGGGATCAAATGGTTGATGATTTTCCTTGTAGCAGTGAATACAAGGTAAACATTGTAACCATGTAACATGACTACCAGTATCAATAAGGGCTAATGTCTCAAATAGTGGTGTACCATATGATATTTTCGTCGGATATTCACCACCACTTGGTATTACTTTAGCCGATGCAAAATGATTTGCACACTTGAATGAACGTCTAAAAGCATTGTTTGCATGATGAAGAGGGGTTAGGGAAGGATTGTACAAAGGAGATTTTGGTGAATGTCGATGTAGAAGATCAAGTGTAAAACCCCCATTGTTAGCTTCTATTGTAAGAAGCACAGCAAAAAATATAAGGTGAAAACAATGAAGGCTCCAGTTTCTTGGCATGgtataattttgattttttgagctAAACAGAAATAGTACATTAGCAAGTGGTAACCATATTTATAGAGTCTAAAAATCTCAGTCATCATTTATTTAACTTTTTTACCCCCTTGTAAGGAGGAAATATGATTCGTAAGAAAATTATCTAGTGGTATTATAATGATGGATCAATATACTATGCCAAATTTGGTGCACAAATTTACTTTCAATGAATATAGGAACATCAATATTGCAGTTATGTCCAATGAATTAGCTATTGAGAAGTTGGTAAAACAGAATCAAGCCGGCTGTATTTAAATCTCTAAGATACTTACAATTAGTTGATAAAACAAAGCAATGGAGtccttgtttctttctttgttttgggtGTTCTGATTTTTCATTGTTTTATTCTGAGTTCGAACTTACCTCATTTCACAATTGTTCCAACTTTTTATCAAACTTTGGCAATTTTTTTGCTATTCTGAAGGTTTTGCGCTGCCATGAATGTTTTAAGGATTAGATTAGTGCAGAATTACATGATAATGTGATACTAAttaaaacttgaaaaaaaaaaacgagtGCCTACTCATTAGTACTTTTTTTTCCATACCTATCTTAACTGTTACACACTCATTATTTATTCTTCACTACTATTAAACACTAATCTAATTTAATTTcacttttccaaaaaaattaaaacttgaTACTTGTTTTAAGGAGTCCTTAAAAGGCATAAGTCAAACAATCCCATGTGGAATATGCACTGTTTTATTgggataaaatacaaaaaagccCCTCAGGGTTAACCTAACCTACGGAAAATTCCCTTATGATTTCAAATCATACATTTCGACTTCTCATGGTTTGAACTAATGTGAAAGAGCAACGAAAATCGTCAAAACTAACGGAGGTAGATGAAATAACACAATTACCCTAATATATATAAGCAATAAAAGACCTTCTAACAACGATCCTATTGAGCAAACTTACAAAAAAGCTCCATGTGGTTAAGCCAACCTACAGAAAAGCCCCCTATGATTACATgttacttttatttatttatttattttgtgcaTAGGAATAAGGTAAGTTGTATTTgaaagtttttatttatttattttgtatatAGAAATAATGGTgagttttatttgaaaatttttatttatttattttatttatagaaATAAGGAGAGTTGTATTTGGGAGTTTTGGattttttctgaaaattttatgAGTTCTAAGGGGTTTAATAGGTATATCAgctaaaaatttgatttaaaaatttattttccatGTGAAGCAACCTCAAACTCGTTGATTTAAAtgaattttgtcaatttttacaTTAGTTCAAACCACGAGGTATTGGGTTGTATGATTTGAAACCATAAGGGACGTTTCTATAAGTTTGCTTAACCACATGAGGTTTTTCTGTATTATAACTCTAAGGATATATTAGGTATATCAACTAAAAATTTGTTTGTTTCCAGTAGAAATACTCTAAAAAAAATCTCATGTATTTCAAACCTGTTAATTCAGACGGTTTCTATCACTTTTTAAATTAGTTCAAACCACGAGATATTGGAGCGTATGTTCTGAAACTATGGGAAATTTTTTTGTATGTCCGCTTAACTTTAAAggatttttctatattttacccATAATGAGATGCACACCAGTCTGTGTGTGCTGCAAACTTAAAGATGGATCAGTCCGTAGTCATGCATACACATGTCAAACACAACCAAACAATGCTTTAATAATTTGTGACAAAAACTGCGACTCTCAGTCGCAAAGGTCAACATTTATTAGATTAACCTATTAGTACTACGCTAGCAGTGAAAAGGTAATCAATGTACTCTGGGTGAAGACAAAATTTTCCGGGTTAATGCGGTTAATTGTCAGAAATAGTCAAAATTTAATGAATGAACAAAGGCTTATAtctgacccaaaaaaaaaaacaaagacatATAGTAATTAAAACTTATAAAAAGTGAAATGAAcacaaaaactccaaaatttaTTACGATTttcgtgaatatattttttaattaattttttatgtcacgtatatcaaatcgttacagtatcttttttttataaaaacttcaaaaaaaaaaaaaaagaaatccaaactagggctgcaaatgagtcgagtcgaatcgagtcgagttttgagctaatcgagtcgagtctcgactaaattttaccaagctcaaactcgagctcaagctcgacgagccggcaatttAAAGCTCGAGCTCAACTCGAATCAATTCGAGCCGAGCTTGAGCtggaaaaaactaaaaataattattttatttttaaaaaataaataaataatatttttttcttaataaataataaaatattaagaatatatatgtaattttactattaaaataagaaaataaaaaaatatatatatacacttaaaatatatatatacttaaaataaaaaatattatatatatatattcgaaCTCGCGAGccgagcttaatattttgagctcgatttcgactcgagccagctcgaactcgactcgagctcgatattgatcgagctcgactcgagccgctcgcgttTGCAGCCCTAATCCAAACAAGACTCTAGTATGCAAGATGATGGTACGGAATTAAACAACCATGCTGCCATTGCTAATAGTTTTTTACTCCTGTGCATTATTCCGTGTTTTACAATATATTGTACTTTATTTCAGAATTCCAATGTATCCCTTTATTTGTTTGTTAGGTTTCTTACCTATCTCCTTAATTTTGTTCTAAGTTGGTAGATTCCAGttattcctttcttttatttttcttctatagATGTGCTAGAATCTCAGGTTGTTTGTATTGTTCTTCTAAAATACTGTTTTTATAAAACTCTTAATATATTTTATGACTGTCTAACTGGTACCTATTGGACACTCATTAAAGTGTATCACAAGAGTTAGATTTTTGAAAAGTTaagattaattaaacaaaaagtgtataaatgcaagaattggTAGTAATTATTAAtgtatgtatatacatgataagTTATGTAAAATTTGGATGGGTTAACAAGTACCTATTGGGCACCTGTTAGGAAAATTCTATATTTTATAATCACTtctttatctcatatatatattttttttttaaaaaaatggaagatactAGCGCTCGTGTTGACTAAATAAATTCTTTATTGTAAATATTTTGGAATTGGCAAACGGGGTTTTCTTTCCATGTATGTTTTTTTCCATGACAACTCATCAATTTTGGTCTTATGTCACATAACAGCTaggaaaagtaaaagtaaattaaattaGCATTTAGCAGCCAACACAAGCCTTCACACAGTTCTAGCTAACTAAAAGTTTAAACAGTTTGACTAACAGGTGTTTAATAGACATTCAGAGTCTCAATTgtttgttattttaaaaaaatataattaatttcaaaaagtatataaatactGGGGTGTAATAAATGTAATTGTGTGTATTCACACGATAAGTTTGACATAATTTAAGTGCGCTAACGAATATCCACCTGTTAGAAAATCGAAGTTTCAAAACGTGAGAATATGGAAAGCGCGTTAAAGCTTTGGGAGGACTTGAATATTGGCTCTCATGTTAAAGAGTCTAATAATTTTTGTAATAACGGGATACATTTATGGCTCTATGGTAGGAGATTTAGActaaaaacttactcaaaattgcccaaaaaaaaaaaaagaaaaaagaacctaCATTTCTGGCATACATTTAATTACAAAACACTAATAGGATGATACAATTGTTCTAAACAAAGATTACAAATCCAGTTCTGGCAtccaataaaactgaaaaatctCATTTATGAGAACAATCTTTTGGCATAAAGGAAATACTCTTCTTCACTAAGTCATATCCCACCTTGACATTCATTTGTGCCACATTGCCAAGTATAGCAACAGAATTACTCGGGAGAAAAGCTAGGCAAACTGAAGTATTAGAAGTTCTGTAAAATAAATTCACAGGCTCTAACTTCAAATCTGCACCCTGGAAATGGAATGTGACTGCGGGCACCTTTGTTTCATTCACAGAGGCATAGCATAACTCAAAATTGCTGAATGGATCTGGCACGGTTTTGTTTCCCATTGCACCACCTACAGCTGATCTTAATCCAACGTATAAATCAAGAGGAAGAAACGTTATTGTAGTTCCTGAGTCTATGATAATATTTCCTTGTACTTGAAGCATACTCGAAAGGTAATTAGGGAACTTCAACGTTGTATTTGCAACACTAATTCCTTGGAGATCTATCATATAGTAAGGTGATCCAAGTTCTGTAAAAAATGGAGTTGAAACCACCCCTTTACTATAAGTTATGGACTGATCATTTCCAAAACTGATTTTACCAGGCTTTGCACTGTCGAATGATAGCCCTAAGCAATAGGAAAACTTACCACTAAACGTAGGATATAATTGTGAAATAAGTGAAAATTCCCCATAGCCTAGACCAACTAGGCCACTCCCCAGATAAGGGAAAGTCGTACCAACATTTTCATATCCACATCCAAAACCAAAGCGTTGGAAGGACCTACTTTTGTTGGAATCACCCAAGCTGATAGTATCAAATGCAAGAACACCTCTAGTATACGATCGATCGTTATACACAATACCATAAGGACAGGGCAAACTAGGTTTGATTGAATTTGCTCCGCAGGTATTATTATTTGCGTAGTATATACGACAAGTGTCCGAGCTACAAGGAACAACCCTAAATGTTGAAGATTTTTTGGGACTAAAAGGACGAAATTTTTCCTTGTAACAGTTGATACAAGGTGAACATTGGACCCAAGAAAGAACGCTACCTGTATCAACAACGGCTAGTGTCTCTTCTGGTGGAGTACCATATGATATTCTCATGAGGTACTCCCCACCATTTGGCAGAACTCCTGAAGAATCTAAAGTAAGAGCACGATCAAAAGAACGCTGGACAGCATTTTTGGCACGCTGGAAAGGAGTCAAGGAAGGATTGTGCAAGGGAGACTCCGGTGAATCTCGGTGGATGAGATCAAGAATCAAGCCATTGTTATCTGCTTGAATGGTGAGAAACATATAAAAAGATGCAAGAAACAATGGAAGATAAGTAGGGGAAGGACAAAGAAGGATAAATCTTTTTGACATGGCTCGGGATGCTAATACTTTATGAGTTGGTTACACGAGGAGAAAGCAGTTTAATGCCATATTTAT containing:
- the LOC113724139 gene encoding aspartic proteinase CDR1-like, yielding MSKRFILLCPSPTYLPLFLASFYMFLTIQADNNGLILDLIHRDSPESPLHNPSLTPFQRAKNAVQRSFDRALTLDSSGVLPNGGEYLMRISYGTPPEETLAVVDTGSVLSWVQCSPCINCYKEKFRPFSPKKSSTFRVVPCSSDTCRIYYANNNTCGANSIKPSLPCPYGIVYNDRSYTRGVLAFDTISLGDSNKSRSFQRFGFGCGYENVGTTFPYLGSGLVGLGYGEFSLISQLYPTFSGKFSYCLGLSFDSAKPGKISFGNDQSITYSKGVVSTPFFTELGSPYYMIDLQGISVANTTLKFPNYLSSMLQVQGNIIIDSGTTITFLPLDLYVGLRSAVGGAMGNKTVPDPFSNFELCYASVNETKVPAVTFHFQGADLKLEPVNLFYRTSNTSVCLAFLPSNSVAILGNVAQMNVKVGYDLVKKSISFMPKDCSHK